In one window of Musa acuminata AAA Group cultivar baxijiao chromosome BXJ3-2, Cavendish_Baxijiao_AAA, whole genome shotgun sequence DNA:
- the LOC135582224 gene encoding rust resistance kinase Lr10-like: MVPLTSSFLFTTATIFSFLFLYLPTLSTSQNNYSYFYEACKPHVCGTVAVTFPFFSTEPFCGLPGFMITCDPSSSLPTITFSDRPYQVNTISLDDSLLLVSDSQLAQQLRSNSCDAAGLRNHFLPATGFASFQIPNWISYLNFSWCHRDGGPLPPNFTSETVKYGGCQGNTSLYFLSGTLNNDTMLPAACDHALLPILLTSIVEANLTLAKLRNSSVVQWDYLFPLLDKGFALQWDYNDTNCSVCQDSGGRCGYNQTTREPLCFCKDRCNRDGNVGATKFGTWKIVLAAVVPTAFLAGLFAFVKFKEKGASLFHRLIRKRSTRPSGDSEIKEFISDYKSMLTTEYSYADVRKITNGFKEKLGEGGYGNVYKGKLPNGLLVAAKVLEKTKGNGQDFVNEVATIGRIHHVNVIRLLGFCCDGTRRALFYELMPRGSLADLISKEEMRQKLGAQRLLDIALGIARGVEYLHNGCEKRILHLDIKPQNVLLDSRLQPKISDFGLARSYSRKDSSVSLTGARGTVGYIAPEVFLRSLGGVSHKSDVYSFGMLLLEMAMGKKDAAAETERSSENKYFPDWIYNQLQEWLRVDMEDVVAVVEEDVAILKKMVMVGLWCIQTDPVSRPSMLGVVEMLRGAAELIDMPPKPRLFSPPRQQPKESTSYGDDGTRSFYYTFESESC, from the exons ATGGTGCCCCtgacctcctccttcctcttcaccACCGCCACCATCTTCTCCTTCTTGTTTCTGTACCTCCCAACCCTCTCCACGTCGCAGAACAACTATTCCTACTTCTACGAAGCCTGCAAGCCGCATGTTTGCGGCACCGTGGCGGTCACCTTCCCCTTCTTCTCCACCGAGCCCTTTTGCGGCCTCCCCGGATTCATGATTACCTGCGACCCCTCCTCCTCTCTCCCCACCATCACTTTCTCTGACCGTCCCTACCAGGTGAACACGATCTCCCTCGATGATTCCTTGCTCTTGGTGTCCGACTCCCAACTTGCCCAACAGCTCCGCTCCAACTCCTGCGACGCCGCCGGCTTGCGCAACCACTTCCTCCCTGCCACCGGCTTCGCTTCCTTCCAGATCCCCAACTGGATCTCCTACCTCAACTTCTCCTGGTGCCATCGCGACGGGGGTCCGCTTCCTCCCAACTTCACGAGCGAAACCGTCAAGTACGGTGGCTGCCAAGGGAACACCAGCCTTTACTTCCTGTCAGGGACGTTGAACAACGACACCATGCTTCCGGCGGCGTGCGACCATGCGTTGCTGCCCATACTGCTCACGAGCATCGTTGAGGCTAATCTCACGCTGGCGAAGCTCAGGAATTCCAGCGTGGTGCAGTGGGACTATCTCTTTCCCTTACTGGACAAAGGGTTCGCGCTGCAGTGGGATTATAACGACACAAACTGCTCGGTTTGCCAGGACTCCGGCGGCCGGTGCGGCTACAACCAGACCACCAGGGAGCCGCTGTGCTTTTGCAAGGACAGATGCAATCGAGATGGAAATGTTGGCGCTACCAA GTTTGGCACATGGAAGATCGTTCTAG CTGCAGTTGTCCCAACAGCATTCCTAGCAGGGCTCTTCGCATTCGTCAAGTTCAAAGAGAAAGGGGCGTCACTCTTTCACCGTCTGATCAGGAAGAGAAGCACGAGACCAAGCGGCGACTCTGAGATCAAGGAGTTCATCAGCGACTACAAATCGATGCTGACCACAGAATACTCGTACGCCGACGTGAGAAAAATCACAAATGGGTTCAAGGAAAAGCTTGGGGAAGGAGGCTACGGCAATGTTTACAAGGGGAAGCTCCCAAATGGACTTCTGGTAGCTGCCAAGGTGTTGGAGAAGACCAAAGGCAATGGCCAGGACTTCGTGAACGAAGTGGCCACCATCGGTCGAATTCACCATGTGAATGTCATCCGGCTTCTAGGCTTCTGCTGCGACGGCACGCGCCGAGCTCTGTTCTACGAACTCATGCCCAGAGGATCGTTAGCTGATTTGATATCCAAGGAAGAGATGCGACAGAAGCTGGGTGCTCAAAGACTGCTCGACATCGCTCTTGGAATCGCCCGGGGCGTCGAGTATCTCCACAACGGGTGCGAGAAAAGAATTCTGCATTTGGACATCAAGCCTCAGAACGTCTTGCTGGACAGCAGGTTGCAGCCCAAGATTTCAGACTTCGGATTGGCGAGATCGTACTCTCGAAAGGACAGCAGCGTCTCTTTGACAGGCGCCCGAGGTACCGTCGGCTACATAGCCCCCGAAGTGTTCTTGAGAAGCCTCGGGGGCGTCTCCCACAAGTCggacgtgtacagcttcgggATGCTTCTGCTGGAGATGGCCATGGGGAAGAAGGATGCGGCGGCAGAGACGGAGCGGTCCAGCGAGAATAAGTACTTCCCCGACTGGATCTACAATCAATTACAGGAGTGGCTGCGCGTGGACATGGAGGacgtggtggcggtggtggaggaggatgTTGCCATACTGAAGAAGATGGTGATGGTGGGCTTGTGGTGCATACAGACCGATCCGGTTAGCCGTCCTTCCATGCTCGGAGTGGTAGAGATGCTCCGAGGGGCTGCCGAGCTCATCGACATGCCTCCGAAACCTCGCCTGTTCTCTCCCCCGAGGCAACAGCCGAAGGAGAGCACTAGCTACGGTGATGATGGCACACGGTCCTTCTATTACACATTCGAGAGCGAGTCGTGCTGA
- the LOC135631028 gene encoding reticulon-like protein B9, whose product MSSGQKKLFGRERPLRDVLGGGKVAGIVLWRDKRLSAAILVAVTVVWLLFEVMEYNLLPLLCHISIAAMLLVFIWSNGAALLDLTPPKIPELILSEQAFRRGALLFHSYLSHSLSILHGIAGGNDLRLFLLTIISLWIISAIGNCCSSINLLFFVLLCALTLPALYERYEREVDHAAAMGIDGLQQLFKKANSKVLEKIPRGPAKANKSN is encoded by the exons ATGTCTTCGGGCCAAAAGAAGCTCTTTGGCAGGGAAAGACCTCTTCGTGATGTTTTAGGTGGAGGAAAAG TTGCTGGTATCGTCCTATGGAGAGACAAACGCTTGTCTGCAGCTATACTCGTTGCGGTCACTGTTGTGTGGCTGCTCTTCGAGGTCATGGAGTACAATCTCCTGCCACTTCTTTGCCACATCTCGATAGCAGCAATGCTTCTCGTCTTCATATGGTCCAATGGTGCAGCTCTGCTTGACCT GACACCTCCGAAGATCCCTGAGCTCATCTTATCTGAGCAAGCCTTCAGGAGAGGGGCACTGCTCTTCCATTCCTATCTCAGTCACAGCCTCTCCATACTCCATGGTATTGCAGGTGGCAATGATCTCAGACTGTTCCTCTTG ACAATCATCTCTCTCTGGATCATCTCGGCGATAGGAAACTGCTGCAGCTCCATAAATCTCCTATTTTTCG TTCTTCTTTGCGCGCTGACTCTGCCGGCTTTGTACGAGCGATATGAACGTGAAGTGGATCATGCAGCCGCCATGGGAATTGACGGCCTCCAGCAGCTGTTCAAGAAAGCCAATTCGAAGGTCCTCGAGAAAATTCCCAGAGGACCGGCCAAGGCAAACAAATCCAACTGA
- the LOC135631552 gene encoding transcription factor PHYTOCHROME INTERACTING FACTOR-LIKE 15-like — MRQSTMNRSPPFRSHAGAGGDDDTMAVRRPPSVIAASEMDFFSEFFGPLSPASGAHCAPHPVLAARVSVGVGVSDAADSSEDVEKESSSGMKSIPAVANDTPGCPSEEVDARSKPPRKRKRNRTSEMHNLTERRRRERIKEKLKALQELIPNSHKLHRASLLEEAIGYIKSLQQQLQIMSGGGIYPAPFVSPPAMPCPRMPHFSPFPAAGLNLGMNMGIGMGVPGMASSTGLSPPSSSFPATSLVPMAAVSPISHFQSPMAMHYWPYTASQELPTLSPSTAVCSQALQAELFHSINQSEPSSAAVNGATQAMAPVSLS, encoded by the exons ATGCGGCAGAGCACCATGAACCGTAGCCCACCGTTTAGGAGCCACGCCGGCGCCGGCGGAGACGACGACACCATGGCCGTCCGCCGGCCCCCGAGCGTTATTGCAGCTTCGGAGATGGACTTCTTCTCGGAGTTCTTCGGCCCGCTCTCTCCGGCGAGCGGGGCTCACTGTGCACCTCACCCTGTTCTCGCTGCCAGAGTCAGCGTCGGCGTCGGGGTCAGCGACGCTGCCGACAGCTCGGAGGACGTCGAGAAGGAGAGTTCCAGCGGCATGAAGAGCATCCCTGCCGTCGCAAACGACACTCCCGGCTGTCCCAGCGAA GAGGTGGATGCGAGGAGCAAGCCGCCGCGGAAACGGAAACGAAACCGCACGTCGGAGATGCATAATCTCACCGAGAGA aggaggagagagaggatAAAGGAGAAGCTGAAGGCACTGCAAGAACTCATACCCAATTCACATAAA CTGCATAGAGCATCTCTGCTAGAAGAGGCCATTGGGTACATCAAATCCCTGCAACAGCAACTACAA ATCATGTCAGGGGGTGGCATATATCCTGCTCCATTTGTGTCTCCTCCTGCAATGCCCTGCCCGAGAATGCCTCATTTCTCTCCCTTCCCCGCCGCCGGACTCAACCTCGGCATGAACATGGGCATCGGGATGGGAGTACCCGGCATGGCTTCTTCCACAGGCTTGTCTCCGCCTTCCTCTTCGTTTCCAGCAACCAGCTTGGTGCCAATGGCCGCAGTCAGCCCCATCTCACATTTCCAATCACCAATGGCGATGCATTACTGGCCGTACACCGCATCACAGGAGCTTCCAACTTTGTCACCATCAACCGCTGTTTGTAGCCAAGCTTTGCAGGCTGAACTCTTCCACTCCATTAACCAATCTGAGCCAAGCAGTGCGGCGGTCAACGGAGCTACGCAGGCAATGGCTCCTGTCTCCCTCTCTTGA
- the LOC135632017 gene encoding uncharacterized protein LOC135632017 — translation MDTVAAAGAGTGGLRFVDSVDSSPRSRGGDSLDEAPFSSSDATAGGRLRLMCSYGGRIVPRPTDKSLCYLGGETRIVVVDRHSSLADLSTMLSRNLHGGRAFSLKYQLPNEDLDSLISVATDEDLDNMVEEYDRILASSAAGTGGSTRSSRLRLFLFPSKTETSPTSSIGSLLDDSKSETWFVDALNSAMNGMGINGLAHGLSSDSASVNCLLGLEDDASVYSVGGGAAIAASGRGGDPSERPEQLVLSLLDSSGKHARHGQDVQSVPDSPMLDTASSFGSASSAPSLSNLPPILVRPDDRPPDLGITGLEGHFAQMNLSAAAAAAGGQRLDNEFKESSYSPQLQLQPPPPISLLASSASTSTISPTENPSRAFSSDDEKSDHGSIQKPLPPPQSSKPNKVESPISDSGSRTTYSNATLDPKRELATVSSIPSHHVSISATDAAGYQLASTQLEQFQQQQFYPQLHHHHHQQQQHQYIPANSHYIHHPATGVVIPVPSYFPIAAHTIQQSPQVHPYDPHLPLYYYPVHQTPPINLADANSISSGAKPSMPVPQVLPKADQIPTYAGMGYHVVQHHQIAHSPASMSNYGYQFAADHSQPQMYYSQATPPPALAPADAKATRAS, via the exons ATGGACACAGTGGCTGCCGCCGGCGCCGGCACTGGCGGCCTCCGTTTTGTAGACTCCGTCGACTCATCCCCCCGCTCCCGTGGCGGCGATTCCTTGGACGAGGCACCCTTTTCCTCCTCCGATGCCACCGCCGGCGGGCGCCTCCGCCTCATGTGCAGCTACGGCGGCCGCATCGTCCCCCGGCCCACCGACAAGTCTCTCTGCTACCTTGGCGGCGAGACGCGCATCGTCGTCGTCGACCGCCACTCCTCCCTCGCCGACCTGTCCACCATGCTCTCCCGCAACCTCCATGGCGGCCGTGCCTTCTCCCTCAAGTACCAGCTCCCCAACGAGGACCTCGACTCGCTCATTTCCGTCGCCACCGACGAGGACCTCGACAACATGGTCGAAGAGTACGACCGCATCCTTGCATCATCCGCCGCCGGCACCGGCGGCTCCACCCGCTCCTCTCGCCTCCGCCTCTTCCTGTTCCCCTCTAAGACTGAGACGTCTCCAACGTCCTCGATCGGGTCGCTCCTGGATGACTCCAAGTCAGAGACTTGGTTCGTGGACGCGCTCAATAGCGCCATGAACGGGATGGGGATCAACGGCCTCGCCCACGGCCTCTCCTCCGACTCCGCCTCGGTCAACTGCCTCCTCGGCCTCGAGGATGACGCCTCCGTCTACTCCGTAGGCGGCGGCGCCGCAATCGCCGCCTCAGGACGCGGAGGAGACCCCTCGGAGCGGCCTGAGCAGCTCGTCCTCTCTCTCCTGGACTCGTCCGGCAAGCACGCTCGCCACGGTCAGGACGTTCAGTCCGTCCCGGACTCACCGATGCTCGACACGGCTTCCTCCTTCGGATCGGCCTCCTCCGCGCCTTCCCTGTCCAATCTCCCGCCCATCCTCGTCCGACCCGATGACCGCCCACCCGATCTCGGTATCACCGGCCTCGAGGGCCACTTCGCCCAGATGAACCTCTCCGCTGCAGCCGCTGCTGCAGGCGGACAGAGGCTGGACAATGAATTCAAGGAATCATCGTACAGTCCCCAACTCCAACTCCAACCCCCTCCACCGATATCCCTTTTGGCTTCCTCAGCGTCCACCTCGACCATCTCCCCCACCGAAAACCCCAGCAGAGCATTCTCCTCCGATGACGAGAAGTCCGACCATGGTAGCATCCAGAAGCCGCTCCCGCCGCCGCAGTCTTCGAAACCAAACAAGGTCGAATCCCCAATCTCCGACTCAGGATCAAG AACAACATACTCAAATGCCACCCTCGATCCAAAGCGGGAACTCGCGACGGTCTCTTCGATTCCGAGCCACCACGTTTCGATTTCAGCCACAGATGCTGCCGGCTACCAATTGGCTTCAACTCAGCTGGAGCAATTCCAACAGCAACAGTTCTATCCCcagcttcatcatcatcatcatcagcagcagcagcatcagtaCATTCCGGCGAATTCCCATTACATCCACCACCCTGCAACCGGCGTAGTGATCCCCGTCCCCTCTTACTTCCCTATTGCTGCCCACACAATTCAGCAATCTCCGCAAGTTCACCCCTACGATCCCCATCTTCCCCTGTACTACTATCCCGTTCATCAGACTCCGCCGATCAATTTGGCAGATGCCAATTCGATATCTTCGGGGGCAAAACCCTCCATGCCGGTACCTCAAGTCCTCCCCAAGGCTGACCAAATTCCCACCTATGCCGGAATGGGGTATCATGTCGTGCAGCACCACCAAATTGCTCACTCCCCTGCATCGATGTCTAACTACGGCTATCAATTTGCTGCTGATCATTCCCAGCCTCAGATGTACTACTCACAGGCTACTCCACCGCCGGCATTGGCTCCAGCTGATGCCAAGGCAACCAGAGCATCATGA